The genomic region ATCATGATTCCATTGCTCTTTCACCATGGGGAGAAACTCTTTAGACTTGCCCCACATGTTGAAATATTTGAAGCTCTTATTGCCTTACACCACCTTATTACTCTTAACTATACACGGTGTATGATCCATCATCTCCTCAGGCAAGAACTGAGCATACATATCAGGGAAGCTATCACACCAAGCCCTATTCACCAGAAACCTATCCAATCTATTGTATATCCGCTCCTCAGGCTTCTGTTTATTATTCCAAGTAAACACAGACCCTACATCAGTGATGTCAAGAACTTCACAATCATCAACACACTTTCTAAAGGGCTCCATCTCAGCCAAAGACGTAGCACCTCCAAACCTCTCATGAGCAGCTAGCACACAGTTGAAGTCTCCAGCTATAGCCCATGGTCCAGAAATATGGCTAGCAATCTTTCTCAATTGATCCCACAAAGGTGCCCTCTCATTGATGCCATTGAATGCATATACCATAGTCAAGTAGAAAACATTCCTAGACACCAATGCCTGCACCTTCATATGGATATATTGAGCATTGTATTCAATGACATGCACCCTATACATCCCAGGCTTCCATAGTACCCAAATCCTTCAACCACTATGATAACCATTATTGGTAGTAATACTCCAACCATTATTGAAACTATTTACTACTTTATTGAAAGCTTTATTCTTTATTTTAGTCTCCAATAAACCAAATAATCCTACATCTTTATTCTGTAAAAAGTAACTAATATGCTTCTGTTTGCCTACTCTATTCATACCCCTCACATTCCATAAACCCATACTATCCATTGGAACAAAAATGTGAGGGAGAGTAACCTTGAGCTAACACAGTCTTGTTTGAAGGAGATGCAAGAATCTCTTTATAAGAATGAGCTCCAAAATTTTCTCTACTATATCCATCACCACTCCTCTCCTGCCAATGCATTTTAACAAGTCTTTTAGTAGGAGTAAGAACACGTTCTTCCTCCCTAACAACAGGACTTGTAAGTGACTGCACAGGCTGGACAACAGTATTCCTAGCAGCTGGCTTCACTGCAGGCTTAGACACCACATGTCTCCAGACTTTTTTAACTATTTGAACCTCTTGTTTCTTCTGTTCTCCCCGTTTACATTGTTTCTTATCATGCCCCATACCCTTACATTTTGTGCACCTAATCGGTTTCCATTCATATTCCACTGCCACCTGATTCACAACACCCTTCTCATCTTTGAACTCAATTTTTCCAAGCAGCTTTTGATCCACCTCCATTTCCACCATTACCCTGGCATAGCCCAACCTTGTTCTCTCCTCTGTAGCTACATCACTCTTGACGTATTTCTCTACCAAGCTGTCAAATTTGGGCAACCCCTTCCCCCAGAATTTCAATGAGAGATTATGTAACCTTATCCAGGCTGGCACTGAACTCACATCATCCTTCTTCATTTCCATATCTTTTACCCACTCCTTAACAATCAATGGCTTATTGTCAAACATATAATATCCTGATTGTAGGACCTTATTTTTCATCTCCATAGTTTTAAACCTTACTAAAAAGATCCCATTAGGCATGAAGAAAATCTTATCAATATTGAATTTCGTTCAAATGCGCCTGATAAATCCCTCTATGATCTCTCATGGAGGGTTAGCACCAAGAATGAAGCAAACCACGGCTTGACTCCAGTACTCAACCTCCTCCTCCACATCTTCATCCTCTAACTGCAACATTTTAGTCTCCTCTTTTCCTTGACCCTGTTCATCATTCGGAATATCCTCTGTTTTTATAACCTGGTCATCCTCACAACTTTCCTGCGTCTCAGACACCACCGTATTCTCACCATCCTCCTCTTCTCTTTCAGATTCTGCTTCGTCTTCCGTCTCAATTACAAGTTCAGGGATAcctattatttcaacattattattcttattttatattattcttcttcttcttcttcttcttcttcttcttcttattattattattattattattattattattattatattaaattatttactaatgttattattattatattttttagtatgtattatatttttttattattatattaaatattattatagaCTTAatagttaatattattattcacAGGACAGCTCAACCGACCCAGCCCGCATGCAACCTGTGGGTCTCGCGGATTCAAGTGTTTATGTGTTTGCCACCTCGTACAAAAAAGGTTCATTTGGACCTTTATAAATATTATCCTTGGATCCATTCCATAGGGAAAACGGGCAAGATTCATGTAAGAGATATCTCACCTAACAATTTTTTCTCTTTAGAAGTAAGACTCGTCAAGCATTTAAGAGATTTCCGAGATTGAGTGGCGAGACCCCTGCGTCTAGCGAGGCCCAGTTATACGTCCAGTACCATACTGACTTAGGCATGGAGATGACCCCCTTGGTAACCTCTGAGGCCATGTGTGTTGCTTGTGTATAGACATGTCAAACGGGCCGAACGGGTTTATTgggttttgaccctaattctgcGGGTTATTATCGGATTCGGTCGTCTTTGGGTTCGGGTTGAAAAGTGCGGGTCATATCCGAGTTATTTTCGGGCTGGTTTCGGTCggtttttcgggtcgggtcaggcaTTTCTACCTTTGCAGGTACCTCTTGAGGAACCCAAGTATCAACGCAGCATATATCCGAACGGAGCGtgttgacccgacccaaactcgAATAACGCTGACTTGATTGTTTGACCCGAAAAAATCAAACCTctaatattaatatattattattattagaccgattattattattcattatatttattattattattattattattattattattatttataatatttatactattattatattatacttatcatattaatttttacttattattatttatatattatattattattaataatgttatcatttatattactaatatattattattattattattattattattattattattattattattattattattattatatatatttttttttaatttgtaaaggatgcgcgcagctttcattaaaataaaaataaaagtttacatgaaattggtggggagccgagagacaatttgggctcccacacccttagcaatagcgaagctaagtctagtaaaaatattagcggccacccgagcccctgtATCCTGaaataccgagaatttctggatctgcTTGAGCAAgacaacagcatccgaacccagctccccaagtgaagagaaagagaaaggaagaaaaccataacccgctaccgcgcacaaatccccatacttagcacacttttcATTTGAGCAAAGATCGCGACAACCCGGCCCGCACAAAAATCTGtcaacccagtctgagtcaaaggtgaagaacatgtcaggtcgacgcacacatcacgccccctgtcccaagaataaagcaataaatccgc from Silene latifolia isolate original U9 population chromosome 3, ASM4854445v1, whole genome shotgun sequence harbors:
- the LOC141649892 gene encoding uncharacterized protein LOC141649892 — protein: MYRVHVIEYNAQYIHMKVQALVSRNVFYLTMVYAFNGINERAPLWDQLRKIASHISGPWAIAGDFNCVLAAHERFGGATSLAEMEPFRKCVDDCEVLDITDVGSVFTWNNKQKPEERIYNRLDRFLVNRAWCDSFPDMYAQFLPEEMMDHTPCIVKSNKVV